The segment AATCCACTAGGCCTTCCAAACAAGAGATCCGAGAAAAAGTTTCGAAACTATTAACTCTCATACAACTTGAAAAATTTCACAACCGGTATCCACATGAATTGTCGGGTGGGCAAAGGCAACGTGTGGCACTTGCTCGTGCACTTGCCATCGAACCTAAATTTTTATTACTCGATGAACCATTTGGAGCACTGGATGCAAAGGTGAGAAAGGAACTTCGGAATTGGTTACGTAGACTCCACGATGAAATCCATATCACAAGTGTCTTTGTCACCCATGACCAAGAAGAAGCTCTCGAAGTGAGTGATCGGATTGTGATTTTAAACCACGGACAACTCGAACAAGTGGGAAGCCCAGACGAGGTTTATAACAAACCAAAATCACCTTTTGTCTTCCATTTCCTAGGTGATGTGAATCTTTTCCACGGCCGTATCGAAGAAGGAAAAACGAAAATTGGAAACATCGCCCTTGATTCTTCTGAACATGAAAATATCAAAGAATCGGATGCGGTAGCTTATGTGCGACCTTATGACGTGGAAATTGTCAGGGAAAAAGAACAAGGGATCGCCGCCGAAATCCAATACATCCATTCCACGGGTCGCAACGTCCGAGTGGAATTAAAACGTGTGGATACAGGGACCCTCATCGAATCCGTCCTGGAACAAGAAACCTATAAATACCTCAATTTACTACCGGGAGAGACGGTTTACCTGCGCATCAAAAAGGCAAAGGTATATGTAGAGGACTTCTCTATCTAATAATTTCCGCTAATATACTTTACAAATCGTCCAATATACAAAACATTGGATGGTAGGACGGGGTAAATATGGGAAATTTGGAAGTTTTGACAGAATCTTATGCCAACCTATCGCTCGCAGAGGGATTAAAACGACTTTCGTCTGAATTCCCAGGCAAAGTGGTTTTCACAACAAGTTTTGGTCTCGAAGACCAAGCCATCACCCATGCCATCCTCTCAGAACAAATCCCCATTCGTATTGCCACATTGGATACGGGAAGGTTATTCCAAGAGACCTACGATGTTTGGCAAAAAACAAACATACGTTATGGGGCAAAAATCGAAGCTTTTTATCCGAAAACAAAAGAAATCGAATCCTATGTAAACCAAAACGGTCCGAATGCATTTTATGACTCACAAGAATTACGAAAGGAATGTTGTCGGATCCGAAAACTCGTTCCCTTGGATTCCATTTTAAATGGAATGGAAGTTTGGGTAACTGGTTTACGCAAAGACCAATCTGGATTTAGAACAGAGATGTCTTTATTTGAATCCGATCCAAGTAGAAATTTAATCAAATACCAACCTCTCCTCCATTGGAGTTTTGAAGAGACTTGGAAATACATTCGCGAACAGAATGTACCTTATAATGTATTACATGACAAAGGATTTCCAAGCATAGGTTGTGCCCCGTGTACACGAGCCATCGAACCAGGTGAAGACTTTCGAGCTGGACGATGGTGGTGGGAACAAGAATCAAAAAAGGAATGTGGTTTGCATTGGGTAGATGGAAAACTCACACCAAAAAAAGGACAATAGACTATGACAAGTACCCATCGACTATCACACTTAGACCAATTAGAGTCAGAAGCCATTTATATCTTACGGGAAGTAGCAGCACAATTTGAAAGACCTGCCTTATTATTTTCTGGAGGAAAGGATTCTATTTGTTTGGTTCACCTTGCACTCAAAGCATTTCGTCCAGGTAAGTTCCCGTTTCCACTCGTTCACATTGATACTGGGCATAACTTTGATGAGGCGCTACAATTTCGGGATGCACTCGCAGAACGAATTGGAGAAAAATTAATTGTTCGTTATGTGCAAGATTCCATCGACCAAGGTAAAGCAGTTGAAGAAAAAGGAAAATTCCCAAGTCGTAATGCAATCCAAGCTGTGACACTACTCGATACCATTGCCGAATTTAAATTTGATGCTTGTATCGGTGGAGCCCGTCGTGACGAAGAAAAAGCAAGAGCCAAGGAACGAATTTTTTCTGTCCGAGATGAATTTGGATCTTGGGACCCAAAACTCCAACGACCAGAACTTTGGAATATCTATAATGGAAAAATCCATGTGGGAGAAAACGTACGTGTTTTTCCGATCAGTAACTGGACAGAACTTGATGTTTGGGAATACATTCGAAAAGAAAAGATAGACCTTCCTTCTTTGTATTTCTCTCACCAAAGGGAAATTGTATGGAGAGAGGAATTAGTGTTCCCCGTTTCAAAATTCATCAGTTTAGATGGTACCGACAAAGTAGAAACAAGGACGGTTCGATTTCGTACTGTCGGTGATATGACTTGTACAGCAGCTGTGGAATCAGAAGCCAATTCAGTTGCTGATATCATCCGTGAAATTCAAATTTCACGCACCACGGAACGAGGATCCCGTTTGGATGACAAACGTTCGGAAGCCGCAATGGAAGAAAGAAAAAAAGGTGGGTATTTTTAATGGATATTTTAAGGTTTATCACTGCAGGGAGTGTAGATGATGGAAAATCAACTCTCATCGGACGTTTGTTATACGACAGTAAATCAATTTTCCAAGACCAACTAGAAGCGATTGAACGCGCAGGCCAAGTGAATGGACAGATCAACCTAGCTCTCCTGACTGACGGACTCAAAGCAGAAAGAGAACAAGGGATTACGATTGATATTGCTTATAAATACTTTTCCACTCCCAAACGTAAATTCATCATTGCAGATGCCCCAGGCCATGTACAGTACACTCGGAACATGGTGACTGGAGCTTCGAATTCAGACCTTGCCATCATCCTCATCGATGCAAGAAAAGGTGTGATCGAACAAACCTTCAGACATTCCTATATTGTATCATTATTAAGACTTCCCTATGTAGTTGTTTGTGTGAACAAAATGGATTTGGTAGAATTTTCAGAAGATGTATTCTTAAATATCCAAAAACAATATTTGGAATTTGCCAAAGACTTAAACTTAAAATCCATTCACTTTTTACCGATCTCTGCATTAAACGGAGATAATGTTGTGGAACCCTCTAATTCCATGCCATGGTGGAAAGGAAAATCCTTACTCCACTTTTTGGAAGAAATTGAAATCCATACAGAAGAAGAATCCCCTGCTCCAAGATTTCCTGTACAAAACGTGATTCGACCACAAACAACCGAATACCATGATTACAGAGGTTATGCGGGACAGATCAGAAGTGGACATTTTACCGTGGGAGATTCCATCACTGTATTACCAAGTGGACTCACTTCAAAAATAAAAGCGATCGATACATTTGACGGACCTCTGACCACTGCGTATGCTCCTATGTCTGTGACCATTCGATTAGAAGATGAAATTGATGTAAGCCGTGGTGATATGCTCGTTGTGACAGGAAAAGAACCAGTTGTTTCCCAAGACCTAGAAGCACATATCTGTTGGATGGACCAGAAGGTGATGACACCAGGTTCCAAATACCTATTGCGCCAAACGACAAATGCAGTAAAAGTATCCATTCGTTCTTTGGAATACAGAGTGGAAACAAGTACCCATGAAAAAAAAGAACAACCAAACCTCGGTTTGAATGAAATTGGAAAGGTGACAATCCGGACGGCAAAACCAGTTGCCTATGATCCTTATTCCAAAATCAGAGGAACGGGAAGTTTTGTCCTCGTGGACGAAGGAACCAACCAAACTGTAGCCGCAGGGATGTTATTGTAGATATTTATCTAATATAACAGATTTTTTAATTGAAATAACATAGCTCTTTTAGTTATAGTGACAGTATCATGAGCGAGACCAATACTGTCACAAAAGAATGGATCCGGAAATCCTTTGTGGGAAAAACAAAACTCCCCATTGTGTATGAACCAGCGGAAGAAAAACCGTTGGATGAGCTCTTACGATGGATTCGAAACCAGCAAAATGATTGGAGAGAGGACTTAAAAACCTATGGTGCTGTTCTTTTGCGTGGATTCCCAATCCACCAAGCTTCCGATTTCCAAGAGATTTTATTTGCAACAGAAGAGAAACAATTGGGTGAGTTTTACTTAGGCACTTCCCCTCGCGATGAAGTGTTAAAACATGTGTTCACGGCAAGTGAACTTCCATCTCATTACCCTATTATGCAACATGCGGAAATGAGTTTTCTTGACAACCCACCAAAATTTTTATTTTTTTATGCGGAAAAAGCCTCTGCCTACGGGGGGGAAACTCCCTTAACAGACCTTAGGTTGGTCTACCAAAACATCGATCCCAAAATAAAAGAAAAAATCGAAAAGTATGGAATCCGATATAGAAGAAGGTATGATGGCCCATCCTCGCAAAAACGATTTTCTGTTTGGAAAACCAAACGTTGGGATGAAATGTTTGGCACCACAAACTTGGATAAGGTGAATCAAATTGCGAAAGAAAATCGTTTCCAATTGGATTGGTTTGGTGAAGATTCTCTTACGATCACAAACCACCAATCTGGCTTTCGAACACATCCTATTGCAGGTACAATTGCATGGCATAACCATTCGCAAACATTTCATTACCAAGCGGGTGTGAGTGAAACTTGGAAAATTTTCAAAAAACAAAAAACTCTTCGTTCGTTTGGTGTTGCAGTTTTACTCACGATCATTACTAGCTTCAAAAAACTATTAGGACCAAACTCACACGATGTGCATGTAACCTATGGGAATGGAGAAGAGATTTCACCTAAAGAAATGAAATCAATTTCCAATGTATTTTGGAAACACATGGTCGCCATTCCTTGGCAAACAGGAGATGTTCTATTCATTGATAATTTTTCAGTTTCACATGGAAGACTACCCTATACTGGACCAAGGAGAATCCTTGTGGGTTGGGCGGATTAAAGAGAATTTAGTTTTAAGATTATTACATACTGGCACCTGAAATCAGGTGCCTTATTTCTATTTAGAAACTCTAAGTTTATTTCAGAATCCCGATTCGATTGACAAAATCTCCAAACGATTCTTTACCATTTCTTTCTTTCGAAAATTTACCAAACAATCCATCTAACTCTTGTAAGATAGATGTTTCATCCAAATCTTCTTTGTATTTTTGATTTAGCCTATAACCTTCTGCATCAGCGCCTAAATGGAGATTGTATTTTCCATACGAAGTCCCCACAAGTCCTATCTCAGAGATATAAGGTCTTGCACATCCATTTGGACAACCTGTCATACGGATCGAAATTGGTTCGTCCGAAAGTCCATGTTTGGAAAGGATTGGTTCAATTTTATCGATTAAACTGGGAAGGTATCTCTGAGCCTCAGCAAGAGCCAAGGAACAAGTGTTTAGTGCTACACAAGCGATAGAATTTTTTCGGATCGGCGAAACTTCTGCCGTTTTCCTATGAACACCAAACTTTACTAAAATTGATTCAATTAAATCTTTGTCTTTTGGAAAGATATCCGATAAAATTAAGTTTTGGTTACAAGTAAACCGAAAGGTTGCCCTTCTTGTTTTCGAAACTTCTAGAAGTGCAGTTTTGAGATTATAACCATGTTCGTCACAAACTCGGCCATTTTCCACAAATACCGTATAATGCCAGTTCCCGGCCGCGTCTTGTTTCCAACCAAAATCATCGGATCTTTGGGTGAATTGAAAATCCTTTGTAGGTTCAAAACTAATACCTGCGCGTTTTTCTACTTCACGTTTGTAAAACTCAACACCTAACCTATCTAAGGTGTATTTCAATCGAGAAAGTTTACGATCTTCTCTGTTACCAAAATCTCTTTGGACAGTCACTATCTCATACACTACTTTAAGAATGTCTTTTTTGGGAATAAATCCAAACACAGTCCCTACTCTCGGATACGTATCGGGGTTACCATGAGTGGTTCCAAGACCACCACCAACAGAAACATTAAACCCTAATAATTGTCCATTTTCAATAATGGCAATGAGTCCAATATCATTGGTAAAAAGATCCACATCATTATATGGTGGGATTGCAATTGCGATTTTAAATTTTCGAGGAAGATAAACATCTTTGTACAATGGATCTTCGGGTTCTTCCTTTTCTGCTAAAAGGTTTTCATCCAACCAAATTTCATAATAAGCTCTTGTTTTGGGTAATAAGGAACGACTAATTTCACCTGCATAACCAAACACTTCTTTGTGGAGTGGACTTGTGGCTGGATTGGATGTACAGGTAACGTTACGGTTTACGTCACCACAAGCGGCAATCGAATCCAAAAATACCGAATCAAAAGCTTTGATTGTTGGTTTGATTTTCGATTTTAAGATTCCATGTAATTGGACAGTTTGTCTTGTTGTGATTTTAATGGTTCCTGTAGAATTTTCTCCAGCAACATTATGAAGTGCTTCCCAATGTACTGGTCCTATCATACCACCAGGAATTCGCAAACGGATCATAAAAGAATACAAACGTTCTAATTTCTTTAACGCTCGTTCGTCCCTTCTATCTCGATCATCCTGTTGGTACATACCATGAAATTTAAGTAATAATTGATCATCGGAACGTAAGGAACCAGTATGTTCGTCTTTCAAACTATCAGCAAGGGTGCCTCGGAGGCCACGACTCACTCGTTTTACTTTTTCTGCTTGTGTTTCTTTTTTTGATTCAGCCATGAGTTCCTCAGTAAACGTCCTTGATATAACGCCCAGATTCTTCTAGTTCTTTTAAATAATCGGAAGCTTCTTTACCAGTGTCGAAAGTTCTTTCCGATAAAATTTCAATTAATTTTTTATCTACATCTTTACTCATAGGATCTTTGGATCCACAGAGATAAATGATAGCACCATTCTCAATCCACTTGAGTAATTCTTGTGCATTTTCCCCCATTCGATCTTGGACATATACTTTTTGTTTGGTATCACGGGAAAAAGCTGTATTCAGTTTATGTAATACACCTGTGTCCATAAGTTCCAAGAGTTCCGTTTGGTAGTAAAAATCTGAAACAAAGTTTCTTTCACCAAAGAATAACCAATTTTTTCCATTCCCTGCTGATTGTTCCCTTTCAAATAAAAAACTTCGGAAAGGAGCAATCCCAGTTCCCGGTCCAATCATGATGATGTCTGTATCTGGATTTGGCAATCGGAAGGAATTGTTTCTTTGGATGAAAAAAGGAACTGTATCCCCTTCTTTTAAAGATGCTAAAAAACCAGAACAAAATCCAGATTTGATACCCGTAAAGGTTTCAATTTCCACTTCTGCTACCGTTAGGTGCACTTCTTCTTCTCCATGAGCGGAAGGACTTGATGCAATGGAATAATACCTGGGGACAATTGGTTCCAAAATATCAACCAATGTCTGGATTTCTAATTTTGTATCAGATGGATACAGTGTTAACAATACATCTAAATCCAATTTACCAGCAGGAATTTCTTTTTTGGAAAGGGTTGCATATTTTTGTAACACTCTGTCCGGTAAAAAACGAATGGAAACTTTTTTGCGAAGTAAATCATACAACATCCAAGTTTCACCTTTATAAGTGACTCTTGTTTCTTTGTCTGTTTGCAGTAATGCGAGAACTCGATCCACTTCCTCTTCACGGTTATAAGCCAAAAATCCTGCACTGTCCCCTGGTAAATAATCGATAGGAACCGAAGATTTAATTTCGATATGCCTAGTGGATTTGGTAGCACCAACATCGTTTAACACTAAGTTAGTGATCACCGTTCCTTCGTAGACAACCTTACCACCAGCACTTGGTTTGGAAACTGGCCCTTGTGTTTGTTTGGAAACTTGTGTTGTTGCAGTTTTCGAAATTGTATTGAGTTTTGTGATGAGTTCTGACATCCAAGGTTTTGCAACCAAATCAAAATCTACATCACATTTCCCTAAATCATGAATTCGTTCGGCACCTAATTTTTCTAACATTGAATCCACATCGATTCCTGTTTGGCAAAAAAGTGGATAACTAGTATCACCTAATCCAAGTACTGCGAATTTTACTTTCGCTAATTTGTCTTTTGCATCTGAAAGAATTTGGATAAAAGGTTTTGCAGCCTGAGGTGGTTCTCCATCTCCATGAGTGGAAACAATCACAAATAAGTATTCTTCCTCTTTCAGGTCTTTTGCTTTGTAAGTGTCTGTACTTTTTAATTTGGCTTGGACACCTAGTTCTTTTAATTTTTTAACAAGTTCCGTTCCCAGTTTTTTAGAATTCCCTGTTTCCGTTCCATACACAACACTACATTGAATTGGTGCGGCTTTTAAATTCCCATGAGAAGGATCATTGGATGAGATACTGACAGGTGGGGTGAGGGACACGTCTACACTGCCCCCAATGCTTGCTTGTGTCAGTGCCGAGAGATACCCCGACATCCAGACCCATTCATCCTTAGTGGATTCTTTTAATAACTGTAAAAATCGATTGCGTTTCTCATCGGATAACATAAAAACCTATGCTTGTGTTGGATTCCAGTAAAACATCCAAAAAGTCTTATAAATTGAATCTTTTTCCAAGGTTAGAGACGAGTAAACCAAAAAACTGGAGATTTTGTAGAAATAATTAGCCAATCACTTGACGTTTTCTAGCAGGATTGCAAGGTATAGCAGATATGTCCTCCAATAAGACAGAACAAGGTTTTGTGAGTTTTGTGAGTGGTGGCCCGGGCCCCATTGACCTCTTAACCCTTCGAGGGAAATCGCGGATCGAATCCGCCGATGTCATCCTATACGATGCCCTGCTCGACCCTAGTTTTTTAAAACTTTTTCCCGAGAACGCCCATATCCTCTATGTAGGCAAACGTGCCAAAGAACACTACCGCACCCAAACCGAAATCAATTCCCTTCTGGTTCAATATGCAAACCAAGGCAAACGAGTGGTCCGCCTAAAAGGGGGAGATGCTTCCATCTTTGGGAGGTTGTCGGAAGAAATCCAAACATTGGAATCAAACAGAGTCCCATACGAAGTGATCCCAGGAGTGAGTTCTGTGACAACGGGGGCATCGGACCTTGGCATCTCACTGACTGTAAGAGGTTTATCGCGCCAAATCATCATCCTTGATGGCCACACCATTTTAGAAGAGGAACGGAGTTGGATGGGAATGGAAAATTTCCCAGGAACCATTGTCATCCTTATGGGAAGCCAAAAAACAAAAGAATTAGCAGAACGACTCATTCGAAAAGGTGTCAGTCCATCGACTCCTATCGTCCTTTTGGAAAATGCAGGTAGTCCTCGTGTCACCTATACCGTTTCCACTCTTGACAAAACCCAATCGCAAGGTTTGGAAAAACAAACAAATGGACCAGGTATTTTATACGTTGGTGAAGTTGTTCGTCCACTTTTGTTAGGTGAAAATAAGAAGTTGGAGAGTATTTCTTTTCTTCCTTTTTTTTCGGAACCAATGGAATGAGTGTAAAAAAATACCCAATCTTTCTCAACTTAGAAGGTAGGAATATTTTGATAGTAGGTGGTGGAAACGCTTGCTTGGAAAAATTATTAGGGCTCGAACATACAGGCGCCAATATCCACATCATCTCTATGGATTACATGGAAGAAGTGAAAGTTTTTTTACAAAAATACCCCAATATCAAAACCGAAACAAGAGCGATCACTGAAGGAGACTTAATCGATAGAGATATTATTTTTTTAGCAACGAGTGATCCGAGCACGAACAAAAAATTCAGGACCATCGCAAAAGAAAAAGGCATATGGGTGAATTCAGTGGATGATCCTAAAAACTGTGATTTTTATTCTTCTTCCACAATCCAAATTGGACCGATTCAATTTGCGATTTCCACCGACGGAATGTTTGCTGGTGTTTCTTCCGGTTTGCGTAAACTATTTGAGGAAACCATCCCAGACGAAGACCATGAGTTATTAGAAACTATTTTTGCCATGAGACGGAATCTCAAAGAAATTCTGCCAGACAAAAATCAAAGAAGAAAAGTATTAAAAGAAATCATCCAAAAGTTAAATTCAGAATACTTTCACAAACCATAAAACTCATTCCGGATAAATTTGAACAATCGTTAACGCGTGTTCGCCTGCCCAAACCGCATGTAAGGGAATGTTTACGATCATTTTATCACTACTATCAAGGCGCACGGTCCACTCTCCTGCGGTTCTAGGATCTAAAAATTTAACTTTTTTAATTGGAAATGGGAAGTGTACCTCAAATTGAATGAACTCCACAAGGGTATTAAAACGAAGTAAGTCATCTCTTAATTTGGCCTCAGATAAAATCGAATTGATGTCTTCTCGAACAATTTCAAGAGCCGATAGAAGAGGTGAGTTTTGGCTTGTATCGATGCCAAGTTGAATCTCAGGAGTTTGGTCTTCCACAAACGTAACAAAACGAAATCCAGGAGGTAACATATGGGTATAATTCCCAAACTGATATGATCTCTCTTTGAGAGTGATGGTAAGTTCTCCTGTATCGGTTAAACCAGAACCTAAAAAACTCCCCTTCTGTTTCTTTGTGATTTTTTTTTGGTAAATGACGAGTTCCCCCGAAAGGTCAGGTTTGATCTTTATTTTAATATTCCCCCCTGCGCAGGCACAAAACAATAGGCAGAATAACAAGGTTCGTGGTATCCGTTTCATATCGTCATTAGAACAGATACGACAAAGATTACAGAACTAAAAAATGATTTATCCGAAACAATTTCATGGAAAAACGCGAGACATTTCTCTCGAATCCTATTATTACCATCGTTTTTCGAACGAAATTCAATTCCCTTGTAATATTTATTATTCTCTAACCCTAATCACTCCCGATGTTCCTATGCGTGAGATAGACTTTCTAGTTGTATCACCATATGGTGTGATCACCATCGAATTAAAAAACGGTAAGTGGAGGCAAAAAAAAGGAGAGTGGGAATTTTATAATGTAAGAGGTAGGGAGTGGGAACCAGTTGAAGGAAAGTCTTATAAAAATCCAATCGAACAAGTAACCACACAAAGAGAAATCATTCGCGAATTTTTCAAAAATCACAATCAACTTGTCGATTTATTTCCAGAAGAATATTATGATAGTGCAATTTTCTTTTTAAAAAACGAAAGAAAAGAATTCCACCTACCCAACGACCAAAACTTATTTGTGTTTGGTGGCAAGGAAGTAGGAGAAGATACAAGCCTAAATACTATTTTAGAATCCATTTTTTATCGAAATGGAAGAGAACCACTTCCCGATTCCGTACTTGTCAAAGCACATGAAATCATCAAAAAGAATCTAAATTTTTTCCAAACCTTTCGCTCGAAAAAAGAGAAAGAAGAAGAGAACTTATTATTTTTTACTGAAGAACAATTTAACCTTGTGAAGGGAATCAGTCAATATTCGCATAACTTGGTTTTTGGTAGTTCAGGTTCTGGAAAATCCATCCTTTGTGGGGAACTCGCCTTACAAAATGCAAGGAAAGGGAAAAAAGTTCTCTTATGGCAGGGAGCAAAAGCTCTCTATGAAATTTGGAAAGAAGAACTGAGTCATATCCCAGAAAAAAACAATATAGAACTCATTTCCCATTATAAAGAAATCAATCACAATCACATCGATCTATTACTTGTGGATGGGATTGAAGAAATCCTTACTGATGATAAACAATCAGAACTTTTTTTATATCTTTCTAAATTCTTTTGGGAAGAAAAAGATTGGATCCTTTTTGTATCTAGACGATTCAAGTATTCCTCTACTCCAATTTTGGATTATTTACAATCGTTACCTGTCCATGTTTGGGACATCAAAAGGAATATACGAAATTCACCAGAGATTGTTACATTCGCGAATTCCTTACTCGATGATTTTTCAGAAACACCCATATTAGATAATTTTTCAGACATCCAATTCATTAAAAATGATGAAGACTTAACCGATCAGATGCGCTGGTGTTATGGTTACGCAAAAAAAGTTTTGGAAATCGAAAATGATGAAATTGTAGTATTGTATCCATCGGAAGAATCATTACTTCAAAATGGTTTAAAACAATTTTTAATGGAAAACCAAATGCGCCATTATTCTTGTAAGGAATTTGCAGGTATGGAAGAAACATGTGGAATTTTGATTGGATTTGAAAATTGGCATTTAACAGAAACTAAAATTTTATTGGCAGAAACAATATTAAAAATTCGGAGTTTGGTCTGTGTATT is part of the Leptospira levettii genome and harbors:
- a CDS encoding sulfate/molybdate ABC transporter ATP-binding protein, which codes for MPIEIQNVQKTFGSFTALKDVNLTIPDGELVALLGPSGSGKTTLLRIIAGLEEASSGSVRFVGDGQSSAKIQNGEVGFVFQHYALFRHMTIAENIAFGLEVRPKSTRPSKQEIREKVSKLLTLIQLEKFHNRYPHELSGGQRQRVALARALAIEPKFLLLDEPFGALDAKVRKELRNWLRRLHDEIHITSVFVTHDQEEALEVSDRIVILNHGQLEQVGSPDEVYNKPKSPFVFHFLGDVNLFHGRIEEGKTKIGNIALDSSEHENIKESDAVAYVRPYDVEIVREKEQGIAAEIQYIHSTGRNVRVELKRVDTGTLIESVLEQETYKYLNLLPGETVYLRIKKAKVYVEDFSI
- a CDS encoding phosphoadenylyl-sulfate reductase, whose amino-acid sequence is MGNLEVLTESYANLSLAEGLKRLSSEFPGKVVFTTSFGLEDQAITHAILSEQIPIRIATLDTGRLFQETYDVWQKTNIRYGAKIEAFYPKTKEIESYVNQNGPNAFYDSQELRKECCRIRKLVPLDSILNGMEVWVTGLRKDQSGFRTEMSLFESDPSRNLIKYQPLLHWSFEETWKYIREQNVPYNVLHDKGFPSIGCAPCTRAIEPGEDFRAGRWWWEQESKKECGLHWVDGKLTPKKGQ
- the cysD gene encoding sulfate adenylyltransferase subunit CysD codes for the protein MTSTHRLSHLDQLESEAIYILREVAAQFERPALLFSGGKDSICLVHLALKAFRPGKFPFPLVHIDTGHNFDEALQFRDALAERIGEKLIVRYVQDSIDQGKAVEEKGKFPSRNAIQAVTLLDTIAEFKFDACIGGARRDEEKARAKERIFSVRDEFGSWDPKLQRPELWNIYNGKIHVGENVRVFPISNWTELDVWEYIRKEKIDLPSLYFSHQREIVWREELVFPVSKFISLDGTDKVETRTVRFRTVGDMTCTAAVESEANSVADIIREIQISRTTERGSRLDDKRSEAAMEERKKGGYF
- a CDS encoding sulfate adenylyltransferase subunit 1, producing MDILRFITAGSVDDGKSTLIGRLLYDSKSIFQDQLEAIERAGQVNGQINLALLTDGLKAEREQGITIDIAYKYFSTPKRKFIIADAPGHVQYTRNMVTGASNSDLAIILIDARKGVIEQTFRHSYIVSLLRLPYVVVCVNKMDLVEFSEDVFLNIQKQYLEFAKDLNLKSIHFLPISALNGDNVVEPSNSMPWWKGKSLLHFLEEIEIHTEEESPAPRFPVQNVIRPQTTEYHDYRGYAGQIRSGHFTVGDSITVLPSGLTSKIKAIDTFDGPLTTAYAPMSVTIRLEDEIDVSRGDMLVVTGKEPVVSQDLEAHICWMDQKVMTPGSKYLLRQTTNAVKVSIRSLEYRVETSTHEKKEQPNLGLNEIGKVTIRTAKPVAYDPYSKIRGTGSFVLVDEGTNQTVAAGMLL
- a CDS encoding TauD/TfdA family dioxygenase encodes the protein MSETNTVTKEWIRKSFVGKTKLPIVYEPAEEKPLDELLRWIRNQQNDWREDLKTYGAVLLRGFPIHQASDFQEILFATEEKQLGEFYLGTSPRDEVLKHVFTASELPSHYPIMQHAEMSFLDNPPKFLFFYAEKASAYGGETPLTDLRLVYQNIDPKIKEKIEKYGIRYRRRYDGPSSQKRFSVWKTKRWDEMFGTTNLDKVNQIAKENRFQLDWFGEDSLTITNHQSGFRTHPIAGTIAWHNHSQTFHYQAGVSETWKIFKKQKTLRSFGVAVLLTIITSFKKLLGPNSHDVHVTYGNGEEISPKEMKSISNVFWKHMVAIPWQTGDVLFIDNFSVSHGRLPYTGPRRILVGWAD
- a CDS encoding NADPH-dependent assimilatory sulfite reductase hemoprotein subunit, whose translation is MAESKKETQAEKVKRVSRGLRGTLADSLKDEHTGSLRSDDQLLLKFHGMYQQDDRDRRDERALKKLERLYSFMIRLRIPGGMIGPVHWEALHNVAGENSTGTIKITTRQTVQLHGILKSKIKPTIKAFDSVFLDSIAACGDVNRNVTCTSNPATSPLHKEVFGYAGEISRSLLPKTRAYYEIWLDENLLAEKEEPEDPLYKDVYLPRKFKIAIAIPPYNDVDLFTNDIGLIAIIENGQLLGFNVSVGGGLGTTHGNPDTYPRVGTVFGFIPKKDILKVVYEIVTVQRDFGNREDRKLSRLKYTLDRLGVEFYKREVEKRAGISFEPTKDFQFTQRSDDFGWKQDAAGNWHYTVFVENGRVCDEHGYNLKTALLEVSKTRRATFRFTCNQNLILSDIFPKDKDLIESILVKFGVHRKTAEVSPIRKNSIACVALNTCSLALAEAQRYLPSLIDKIEPILSKHGLSDEPISIRMTGCPNGCARPYISEIGLVGTSYGKYNLHLGADAEGYRLNQKYKEDLDETSILQELDGLFGKFSKERNGKESFGDFVNRIGILK
- a CDS encoding diflavin oxidoreductase, which encodes MLSDEKRNRFLQLLKESTKDEWVWMSGYLSALTQASIGGSVDVSLTPPVSISSNDPSHGNLKAAPIQCSVVYGTETGNSKKLGTELVKKLKELGVQAKLKSTDTYKAKDLKEEEYLFVIVSTHGDGEPPQAAKPFIQILSDAKDKLAKVKFAVLGLGDTSYPLFCQTGIDVDSMLEKLGAERIHDLGKCDVDFDLVAKPWMSELITKLNTISKTATTQVSKQTQGPVSKPSAGGKVVYEGTVITNLVLNDVGATKSTRHIEIKSSVPIDYLPGDSAGFLAYNREEEVDRVLALLQTDKETRVTYKGETWMLYDLLRKKVSIRFLPDRVLQKYATLSKKEIPAGKLDLDVLLTLYPSDTKLEIQTLVDILEPIVPRYYSIASSPSAHGEEEVHLTVAEVEIETFTGIKSGFCSGFLASLKEGDTVPFFIQRNNSFRLPNPDTDIIMIGPGTGIAPFRSFLFEREQSAGNGKNWLFFGERNFVSDFYYQTELLELMDTGVLHKLNTAFSRDTKQKVYVQDRMGENAQELLKWIENGAIIYLCGSKDPMSKDVDKKLIEILSERTFDTGKEASDYLKELEESGRYIKDVY
- the cobA gene encoding uroporphyrinogen-III C-methyltransferase, with protein sequence MSSNKTEQGFVSFVSGGPGPIDLLTLRGKSRIESADVILYDALLDPSFLKLFPENAHILYVGKRAKEHYRTQTEINSLLVQYANQGKRVVRLKGGDASIFGRLSEEIQTLESNRVPYEVIPGVSSVTTGASDLGISLTVRGLSRQIIILDGHTILEEERSWMGMENFPGTIVILMGSQKTKELAERLIRKGVSPSTPIVLLENAGSPRVTYTVSTLDKTQSQGLEKQTNGPGILYVGEVVRPLLLGENKKLESISFLPFFSEPME
- a CDS encoding precorrin-2 dehydrogenase/sirohydrochlorin ferrochelatase family protein: MSVKKYPIFLNLEGRNILIVGGGNACLEKLLGLEHTGANIHIISMDYMEEVKVFLQKYPNIKTETRAITEGDLIDRDIIFLATSDPSTNKKFRTIAKEKGIWVNSVDDPKNCDFYSSSTIQIGPIQFAISTDGMFAGVSSGLRKLFEETIPDEDHELLETIFAMRRNLKEILPDKNQRRKVLKEIIQKLNSEYFHKP